In Thalassotalea sp. Sam97, a single window of DNA contains:
- the rpsO gene encoding 30S ribosomal protein S15 has product MSLSAQEKAAIVAEYATKEGDTGSPEVQVALLTTQINHLQGHFKKHIHDHHSRRGLLRMVSQRRKLLDYVKRKDVARYQDLIQRLGIRR; this is encoded by the coding sequence ATGTCTTTATCAGCTCAAGAAAAAGCAGCAATCGTTGCAGAATACGCGACTAAAGAAGGTGACACTGGTTCTCCAGAGGTTCAAGTAGCTCTTTTAACTACTCAAATCAACCACCTACAAGGTCACTTCAAAAAGCACATCCACGATCATCACTCACGTCGTGGTCTACTTCGCATGGTTAGCCAGCGTCGTAAGCTTCTTGACTACGTTAAGCGCAAAGATGTTGCTCGCTATCAAGATCTAATTCAACGTTTAGGCATCCGTCGCTAA
- a CDS encoding SufS family cysteine desulfurase translates to MSHFSVEQFRKRFPLFDESNPNRNVVYFDNAATTQKFASVIEAMDQFYKQYNANVHRGSHRLSSIATERYEQARERVRSFINAKYQQEIIWTKGTTEALNLLAATIGEQRVSTGDDIVISAAEHHANLVCWQQLAKRKKANLVVLPLSSNGTIDVEQGRRLITSRCKILAIAHVSNVVGKYNDISALIGLARGVGANVIIDGAQSIAHFNIDVQALDCDFFVFSGHKVYAPTGIGVLYGKKALLEAMPAYHYGGEMIKHVSFEETIINDLPHKYEAGTPNIAGVIGLDAAISELSSQSSLASWENDLLNYAYQQLITIPKVKLLFQGCPDIGLFSFTVDGLHHQDVASYLDSHHIAVRAGHHCAMPLLASLGLQGSVRMSLAPYNTKAEVDYVISHLRQCIIEMTNGDTSQNVKISQNSTLPTSQNHAVKQQVSIADEIQQISAPQQVDALNTLPSAEQVIAQFETCKGWDQRHRQIMLLSKQLPRLDKSARNDDLLISGCESKAWLQQEQHDGKYYYRGDSDARLIRGLMVVIFSLFQGKPVAQVSTDDVSSYFQQLGLLQHLSPSRGNGVRAIVDRIFSLQQGG, encoded by the coding sequence ATGTCGCACTTTTCTGTTGAGCAGTTCCGTAAGCGTTTTCCGCTGTTTGATGAATCCAATCCTAATCGGAATGTGGTGTATTTTGATAATGCTGCCACCACACAAAAATTCGCCAGTGTGATTGAGGCTATGGACCAGTTTTATAAGCAATACAATGCGAACGTGCATCGCGGTTCACATCGACTCAGTAGTATAGCAACTGAACGTTATGAGCAGGCGAGAGAGCGAGTACGATCGTTCATTAACGCCAAGTATCAGCAAGAGATCATTTGGACCAAAGGTACTACGGAAGCACTTAACTTATTAGCTGCAACAATTGGTGAGCAACGAGTGTCGACCGGCGACGATATTGTTATCTCGGCAGCAGAGCATCATGCTAATTTAGTCTGTTGGCAACAATTAGCAAAACGAAAAAAAGCCAACTTAGTGGTGCTGCCACTTAGCTCAAACGGCACAATCGATGTTGAGCAAGGACGCCGACTTATCACCTCCCGATGCAAAATTCTGGCGATTGCTCATGTGTCAAACGTAGTGGGCAAATATAATGATATTAGCGCACTTATCGGGCTTGCTCGGGGAGTAGGTGCAAACGTTATCATCGATGGTGCGCAATCTATTGCCCATTTTAATATCGATGTCCAAGCGTTAGATTGCGATTTTTTTGTGTTTTCTGGTCATAAGGTTTATGCCCCCACCGGAATTGGTGTGCTCTACGGAAAAAAAGCACTATTAGAAGCTATGCCTGCCTATCACTATGGTGGTGAAATGATCAAGCATGTCTCTTTTGAAGAAACCATTATCAATGACTTACCGCACAAATACGAGGCAGGAACACCGAATATCGCTGGCGTTATCGGTTTGGATGCGGCGATTTCTGAATTGTCTTCACAATCTTCGCTAGCAAGTTGGGAAAATGATTTATTAAACTATGCATATCAGCAGCTTATCACAATACCCAAAGTCAAATTATTGTTTCAAGGTTGCCCTGATATTGGCTTATTTAGCTTTACTGTTGATGGCCTGCATCATCAAGATGTTGCTAGTTACCTTGATAGTCATCATATCGCGGTTCGCGCCGGGCATCACTGTGCGATGCCATTGTTGGCTAGTTTAGGTCTGCAAGGTAGTGTACGCATGTCGCTGGCACCATATAACACCAAAGCGGAAGTCGATTACGTTATCTCACATTTGCGCCAATGTATTATTGAAATGACTAATGGTGACACTTCGCAAAACGTTAAAATTAGCCAAAATAGTACATTGCCAACATCGCAAAATCATGCGGTTAAGCAACAGGTATCAATAGCTGACGAAATACAGCAGATATCGGCGCCACAGCAAGTAGACGCCCTAAACACTTTACCGTCTGCAGAACAAGTCATTGCTCAGTTTGAGACGTGTAAAGGTTGGGATCAACGGCATCGGCAAATTATGTTACTGTCTAAACAACTACCGCGACTCGATAAATCAGCTCGTAACGATGATTTACTCATTTCTGGTTGTGAAAGTAAGGCATGGCTACAACAAGAGCAGCATGACGGAAAATATTATTATCGAGGCGACAGCGATGCGCGTTTAATTCGCGGCTTGATGGTGGTTATTTTCAGCCTGTTTCAAGGCAAGCCCGTTGCACAGGTGAGCACTGATGATGTATCAAGTTATTTTCAGCAATTAGGCTTGTTGCAACATCTGAGTCCATCGCGTGGCAATGGCGTACGTGCTATCGTTGATCGAATCTTTAGCTTACAACAGGGAGGTTAA
- the rbfA gene encoding 30S ribosome-binding factor RbfA, with translation MAREFSRTDRVAQQIQKEIAVIIQREVKDPRLGMVTVSAVDVSRDLAYAKVFVTFFNIDDDKIKDALAILNDAAGYIRSLLAKTLRARIMPQLRFEYDKSLVEGVRMTNLVNQVIAEDERKMNKDDVDQED, from the coding sequence ATGGCCAGAGAATTTTCCCGTACCGATCGGGTGGCGCAACAAATCCAAAAAGAAATTGCGGTAATTATCCAGCGTGAAGTGAAAGATCCTCGCCTTGGTATGGTAACAGTATCGGCAGTCGACGTTAGCCGTGACTTAGCCTACGCAAAAGTGTTTGTGACATTTTTCAATATTGACGATGATAAGATCAAAGATGCGTTGGCTATTTTGAATGATGCGGCTGGTTATATTCGTTCGTTATTAGCGAAAACGTTACGCGCACGCATTATGCCGCAGTTACGCTTTGAGTATGATAAATCATTGGTGGAAGGGGTGCGTATGACCAACCTTGTAAACCAAGTTATCGCTGAAGATGAGCGTAAAATGAATAAAGATGACGTGGATCAGGAAGACTAG
- the pnp gene encoding polyribonucleotide nucleotidyltransferase: MTPITKTFEFGQHKVTLETGVIARQATAAVMASMDDTCVLVTVVGKKEAVPGQDFFPLTVNYQEKTYAAGKIPGGFFKREGRPSEEETLTARLIDRPIRPLFPEGFTNEVQVIVTVVSANPEIAPDIISLLGTSAALAISGIPFSGPVGAARVGYVDGQYVLNPLQSELAQSKLDLVVAGTESAVLMVESEADVLSEDVMLGAVVYGHEQSQAAINAIKEFAAEVNTPAWEWTAPAKNEALVAKIAELASADITDAYQITEKAKRYDAIGEIKTRVCEQLATELAEGEELDEREVKDLVHDLEKKIVRERITQGAPRIDGRDPEMVRALDVMTGVLPRTHGSAVFTRGETQALVTATLGTQRDAQRVETILGEQTDHFMLHYNFPPFCVGETGFIGSPKRREIGHGRLAKRGILAVMPSIDEFPYSVRVVSEITESNGSSSMASVCGTSLALMDAGVPIKDSVAGIAMGLVKEGENFVVLSDILGDEDHLGDMDFKVAGTSNGITALQMDIKIEGITQEIMQIALNQAKGARIHILGVMDQAISEARDDISDFAPRIHTMKISADKIRDVIGKGGATIRQLTEETGTTIEIEDDGTVKIAATSGEQAQDAIARIEAITAEIEVGKTYTGKVVRIVDFGAFVNVLPGKDGLVHISQISEERVNNVTDHLSEGQEVTVKVLEVDRQGRVRLSMKEADIKGDSAE; this comes from the coding sequence ATGACTCCGATCACGAAAACTTTTGAATTCGGACAGCATAAAGTAACACTAGAAACAGGTGTTATTGCTCGTCAAGCAACTGCAGCTGTTATGGCATCAATGGATGATACCTGCGTACTAGTTACTGTTGTAGGTAAAAAAGAAGCGGTACCAGGCCAAGACTTTTTCCCACTAACAGTAAACTACCAAGAAAAAACATACGCCGCGGGTAAAATCCCGGGTGGTTTCTTCAAGCGTGAAGGTCGTCCTTCAGAAGAAGAAACACTAACGGCTCGTTTGATTGACCGTCCAATCCGCCCTCTGTTCCCAGAAGGTTTTACTAACGAAGTTCAAGTAATTGTTACGGTTGTTTCTGCAAACCCAGAAATTGCACCTGACATTATTTCTCTACTAGGTACTTCAGCAGCGTTAGCGATTTCAGGTATTCCGTTTAGTGGTCCTGTCGGTGCTGCACGTGTTGGTTATGTTGATGGTCAATACGTACTTAACCCGCTACAGTCTGAGCTAGCTCAAAGTAAACTTGACTTAGTGGTTGCAGGTACTGAATCAGCGGTATTGATGGTTGAATCTGAAGCAGATGTTTTATCTGAAGACGTTATGCTAGGTGCTGTGGTATACGGCCATGAGCAATCACAAGCTGCCATCAATGCGATTAAAGAATTCGCAGCAGAAGTAAATACTCCTGCATGGGAGTGGACTGCACCTGCTAAAAATGAAGCGCTAGTAGCAAAAATTGCTGAATTAGCGTCGGCAGATATCACTGACGCATACCAAATCACTGAAAAAGCGAAACGCTACGACGCGATTGGCGAGATCAAAACACGCGTTTGTGAGCAACTTGCTACTGAGTTAGCTGAAGGTGAAGAACTAGACGAGCGTGAAGTAAAAGACCTTGTTCACGATCTTGAGAAGAAAATTGTACGTGAACGCATCACTCAAGGCGCGCCTCGTATTGACGGTCGTGATCCGGAAATGGTTCGTGCACTTGACGTGATGACTGGTGTTCTTCCGCGTACTCACGGTTCAGCGGTATTTACACGTGGTGAAACGCAAGCGTTAGTAACAGCAACGTTAGGTACTCAGCGCGATGCACAACGTGTTGAAACCATCTTAGGTGAACAAACTGATCACTTCATGTTGCATTACAACTTCCCTCCGTTCTGTGTTGGTGAAACTGGTTTCATTGGCTCACCAAAGCGTCGTGAGATTGGTCACGGTCGTTTAGCTAAGCGTGGTATTTTAGCGGTAATGCCAAGCATTGACGAGTTCCCATACTCGGTTCGCGTGGTTTCTGAAATCACAGAATCAAATGGTTCATCATCAATGGCTTCTGTATGTGGTACGTCATTAGCATTGATGGATGCCGGTGTACCAATTAAAGATTCAGTTGCTGGTATCGCAATGGGTCTTGTTAAAGAAGGCGAAAACTTTGTTGTTCTTTCTGACATTTTAGGTGATGAAGATCACTTAGGTGATATGGACTTTAAAGTGGCCGGTACAAGCAACGGTATCACTGCGCTACAAATGGATATTAAGATCGAAGGTATTACCCAAGAGATCATGCAAATCGCGCTTAACCAAGCAAAAGGCGCACGTATTCATATCCTAGGAGTTATGGATCAAGCGATCAGCGAAGCGCGTGATGATATCTCTGATTTTGCACCACGTATCCACACCATGAAGATCAGCGCTGATAAGATCCGCGACGTGATTGGTAAAGGCGGTGCAACGATTCGTCAGTTAACGGAAGAAACCGGCACAACCATCGAAATTGAAGACGATGGTACAGTTAAGATCGCAGCTACAAGTGGTGAGCAAGCACAAGATGCTATCGCTCGCATTGAAGCAATTACAGCTGAAATCGAAGTAGGCAAGACCTACACTGGTAAAGTTGTTCGTATCGTTGATTTTGGTGCGTTTGTTAACGTATTACCAGGTAAAGATGGCTTAGTTCATATTTCACAAATCTCAGAAGAGCGTGTAAATAATGTGACTGATCACCTATCTGAAGGTCAAGAAGTAACTGTTAAAGTGCTTGAAGTTGACCGTCAAGGCCGTGTTCGTTTAAGCATGAAAGAAGCCGATATCAAAGGCGATTCAGCTGAGTAA
- the infB gene encoding translation initiation factor IF-2 — translation MTDVTVKQLASDIGTDAERLVTQFADAGIKKSADDNVTEQEKQALLEHLKKQHGDTSDAEPTRMTLNRKKKSTLSVGSGSKAKQVQVEVRKKRTYVKASDLELKAQAEAEAKAKAEAEEQARLEAEAKAKAEAEAKAKAEADAKAKAEAAAKAKAAAQAKAEQIEKSEPKVENEEEKAIRLAQEAEAAAKAEEEARKSAEEAARLAEENEARWKEQEKERKAKEEEVVHVTSSAYAQEAEDQADMQEEKKNRRKKKKKGGKDDTSARGRAGRGRQKGTLSAPTSLQHGFQKPAKDIKREVRLGETISVAELADKMAVKGAEVVKVMFKMGAMATINQVIDQETAQLVCEEMGHKAVLVKENALEEAVLEDRGDAGEAVTRAPVVTIMGHVDHGKTSLLDYIREAKVAAGEAGGITQHIGAYHVDTDKGMVTFLDTPGHAAFTSMRSRGAKATDVVIIVVAADDGVMPQTIEAIQHAKAAEAPIIIAVNKMDKETADPDRVMNELAQHDVIPEDWGGDVQFVKVSAKSGMGIDELLDAVLLQAEVLELTAVVDKMASGVVIESKLDKGRGPVATVLVQEGTLKQGDIVLCGLEYGRVRAMRDELGRSIKDAGPSIPVEILGLSGVPQSGDEATVVKDERKAREVALYRQGKFRDVKLARQQKAKLENMFTDMAEGDVAEVNIVLKSDVQGSLEAISDSLLKLSTNEVKVKIIGSGVGGITETDATLAAASNAIILGFNVRADAAARKVVESENIDLRYYSVIYQLIDEVKAAMSGMLAPEFKQEIIGLAEVRDVFKSPKIGAIAGCMVTEGIIKRSAPIRVLRENVVIYEGELESLRRFKDDVSEVRKGTECGIGVKNYNDVRVGDQIEVFETVEVARTL, via the coding sequence ATGACAGATGTAACTGTAAAACAACTTGCTAGCGATATTGGTACCGACGCAGAGCGTTTGGTAACCCAATTTGCCGATGCTGGCATTAAAAAAAGCGCTGATGACAATGTAACCGAGCAAGAGAAACAAGCTCTGTTAGAGCACTTGAAAAAGCAGCACGGTGACACTTCAGACGCGGAACCAACGCGTATGACATTGAACCGCAAGAAAAAATCTACTTTATCTGTAGGTAGTGGTTCAAAAGCAAAACAAGTTCAAGTTGAAGTGCGCAAGAAGCGTACTTACGTGAAAGCAAGTGATCTAGAGCTAAAAGCACAAGCAGAAGCCGAAGCGAAAGCAAAAGCGGAAGCCGAAGAACAAGCTCGTTTAGAAGCTGAAGCAAAAGCAAAAGCAGAGGCCGAAGCGAAAGCTAAGGCTGAAGCAGACGCCAAAGCGAAAGCCGAAGCTGCAGCTAAAGCGAAAGCTGCTGCTCAAGCTAAAGCAGAGCAAATCGAAAAATCTGAGCCTAAAGTTGAAAACGAAGAAGAAAAAGCGATTCGTTTAGCACAAGAAGCGGAAGCTGCAGCAAAAGCTGAAGAAGAAGCACGTAAATCAGCTGAAGAAGCGGCACGTCTTGCTGAAGAAAATGAAGCCCGTTGGAAAGAGCAAGAAAAAGAGCGTAAGGCAAAAGAAGAAGAAGTTGTTCATGTAACATCTTCTGCTTATGCACAAGAAGCTGAAGATCAAGCGGACATGCAAGAAGAGAAGAAAAACCGTCGTAAGAAGAAGAAAAAAGGCGGTAAAGATGATACTTCTGCACGTGGACGCGCTGGTCGTGGCAGACAAAAGGGCACGTTAAGTGCACCAACGTCACTGCAGCACGGCTTCCAAAAGCCGGCCAAAGACATCAAACGTGAAGTGCGTTTAGGTGAAACAATTTCTGTTGCTGAACTTGCTGATAAAATGGCTGTAAAAGGCGCAGAAGTTGTAAAAGTGATGTTCAAAATGGGTGCTATGGCAACCATTAACCAAGTAATTGACCAAGAAACAGCGCAATTAGTTTGTGAAGAAATGGGTCATAAAGCGGTTCTAGTAAAAGAGAATGCATTAGAAGAAGCGGTACTTGAAGATCGTGGTGATGCCGGTGAAGCGGTAACACGCGCACCAGTTGTTACTATCATGGGTCATGTTGACCATGGTAAAACGTCATTACTTGATTACATTCGTGAAGCGAAAGTTGCTGCAGGCGAAGCCGGTGGTATTACTCAGCACATCGGTGCGTATCACGTAGATACTGACAAAGGTATGGTTACGTTCTTAGATACCCCAGGTCACGCAGCGTTTACATCGATGCGTTCACGTGGTGCAAAAGCGACCGACGTTGTAATCATTGTTGTTGCAGCCGATGACGGTGTAATGCCGCAAACAATCGAAGCAATTCAGCATGCTAAAGCTGCTGAAGCGCCGATCATTATCGCTGTTAACAAAATGGATAAAGAAACTGCAGATCCAGATCGTGTTATGAACGAGTTAGCTCAACACGATGTTATCCCTGAAGACTGGGGTGGCGATGTACAGTTTGTTAAAGTATCAGCAAAATCAGGTATGGGTATTGATGAGCTACTTGATGCGGTACTACTTCAAGCCGAGGTTCTTGAACTAACAGCGGTTGTCGACAAAATGGCAAGCGGTGTGGTGATTGAGTCTAAACTTGATAAAGGTCGTGGTCCAGTTGCTACTGTTCTTGTACAAGAAGGTACACTGAAGCAAGGTGACATCGTATTGTGTGGTCTTGAATACGGTCGTGTTCGTGCCATGCGTGACGAATTAGGTCGCAGCATTAAAGATGCTGGTCCATCAATTCCGGTTGAGATTTTAGGTCTATCAGGTGTACCACAATCAGGTGATGAAGCTACCGTTGTTAAAGATGAGCGTAAAGCACGTGAAGTTGCTTTATATCGTCAAGGTAAATTCCGTGATGTGAAACTTGCTCGTCAACAGAAAGCAAAACTTGAAAACATGTTTACTGACATGGCGGAAGGTGATGTGGCTGAAGTGAACATCGTTCTAAAATCTGATGTACAAGGTTCTCTAGAAGCGATTTCTGATTCACTACTTAAACTTTCAACAAACGAAGTTAAAGTGAAAATCATTGGTTCAGGTGTCGGTGGTATCACAGAAACAGATGCAACCTTAGCTGCAGCGTCAAATGCGATTATTCTAGGCTTTAACGTTCGTGCCGATGCAGCAGCGCGTAAAGTTGTAGAATCTGAGAATATCGATTTACGTTACTACAGTGTTATTTACCAGCTAATTGACGAAGTGAAAGCGGCAATGAGTGGTATGTTAGCACCTGAATTTAAGCAAGAGATCATTGGTCTAGCTGAAGTACGTGATGTATTTAAGTCACCAAAAATTGGCGCTATCGCAGGTTGTATGGTTACCGAAGGTATCATCAAGCGCAGTGCGCCGATTCGTGTACTACGTGAAAACGTTGTAATTTACGAAGGTGAACTTGAGTCACTACGTCGCTTTAAAGACGACGTTAGCGAAGTTCGTAAAGGTACTGAGTGTGGTATCGGTGTTAAGAACTACAACGATGTTCGTGTTGGTGACCAAATCGAAGTATTCGAAACCGTTGAAGTGGCACGTACCCTTTAA
- the nlpI gene encoding lipoprotein NlpI produces the protein MKLLRLFPIAIFAVAIQGCNNTPDSSLTQPASSQAQVLITKPRLVSAQSELAIARLTEILTRAEITEEQRAKLMYDRGVVYDSVGLRSLAHYDFQRALKLQPDLVDGYNFLGINFTQRQQFLQAYDAFDTAIELDPDHDYAYLNRGIALYYGRRPEQALADLQRFQLDEQQDPYRIAWLYLVERDIDPVKAKQSLREHFKQLQHDNWANNILALLLEDINQQQFLSTISVGVSDHNQLLDRLCEAYFYLGKYHQYQGNIETSQDYFRLALTTNVYEFVEYRFAELELALHEKEMTP, from the coding sequence GTGAAACTTCTTCGTTTATTTCCGATTGCTATATTCGCTGTAGCTATACAAGGCTGCAATAACACACCTGATTCTTCATTAACACAACCCGCGTCGTCACAAGCTCAAGTACTTATTACCAAACCGAGACTGGTTAGTGCACAAAGTGAGTTAGCTATTGCTCGGTTGACCGAAATTTTAACGCGCGCCGAGATAACCGAAGAGCAACGAGCAAAACTGATGTATGATCGAGGCGTTGTTTATGACAGCGTTGGCCTTCGCTCATTAGCTCACTACGACTTCCAGCGAGCACTTAAACTCCAACCTGACTTAGTCGATGGCTACAACTTTCTTGGGATAAACTTTACGCAGAGGCAACAGTTCCTGCAAGCCTATGATGCGTTTGATACGGCAATTGAGTTAGATCCAGATCATGATTATGCTTATCTTAATCGTGGTATTGCTTTGTATTACGGTCGCCGACCTGAACAGGCGCTCGCCGACTTGCAACGATTTCAGCTTGATGAACAACAAGACCCATACAGAATAGCGTGGCTATATCTTGTTGAGCGAGATATTGATCCCGTTAAAGCCAAGCAGTCGTTACGTGAGCATTTTAAACAGCTACAGCACGATAACTGGGCAAATAATATTTTAGCCTTATTGCTGGAAGATATTAACCAACAGCAGTTCTTATCGACAATCTCAGTAGGCGTTAGCGATCACAATCAGTTATTAGACCGCTTATGTGAAGCGTACTTTTATCTTGGCAAGTACCACCAATATCAAGGTAATATAGAAACCTCACAAGATTATTTTCGCTTAGCGTTGACAACGAACGTTTATGAATTTGTTGAATATCGTTTTGCCGAATTAGAATTGGCGTTGCATGAAAAGGAAATGACGCCTTAA
- the truB gene encoding tRNA pseudouridine(55) synthase TruB — protein sequence MARRRKGRQVDGVLLLDKPYDMSSNHALQAAKRIYFANKAGHTGALDPLATGMLPICFGEATKFSQFLLDTDKTYIVTAKLGIRTTTSDADGEVVSEKPVNVSDEQLLRAVDTFRGKSKQVPSMYSALKYQGQPLYKYAREGITIEREARDIEVYRLDLMRFENDEVDMEIHVSKGTYIRTIVDDLGELLGCGAHVSMLRRTTVGNYPVDKMVTLEQLEQLLATAKEQGVQPSTLLDPLLLPMDTAVYELPEVNVDSGSGHYLRHGNPVMVPGLMETGLLKITLGDERQFIGVGELNDDGLLAPKRLVVEHNPS from the coding sequence ATGGCAAGACGCAGAAAAGGCCGTCAAGTAGACGGCGTTTTGTTGTTAGACAAACCATATGACATGTCTTCAAACCATGCTTTGCAAGCGGCAAAACGTATTTATTTTGCTAACAAAGCTGGTCATACAGGGGCGTTAGATCCATTAGCAACGGGTATGTTACCGATTTGTTTTGGCGAAGCGACTAAGTTTTCACAGTTTCTGTTAGACACCGATAAAACTTATATTGTTACGGCCAAACTGGGTATTCGTACCACCACCAGCGACGCTGATGGCGAGGTCGTTAGTGAAAAACCGGTTAACGTTTCAGACGAGCAACTATTACGTGCAGTAGATACTTTTCGTGGTAAGTCAAAACAAGTACCGTCAATGTACTCTGCGTTAAAGTATCAAGGTCAACCTTTGTACAAATATGCTCGCGAAGGTATCACTATCGAACGTGAAGCGCGTGATATAGAAGTGTACCGCCTTGATCTGATGCGCTTTGAAAACGATGAAGTGGATATGGAAATTCACGTATCCAAAGGCACCTACATTCGCACAATCGTTGACGATTTAGGAGAGTTGCTTGGCTGTGGTGCGCACGTCAGTATGTTACGACGCACAACGGTTGGTAATTATCCCGTTGATAAAATGGTTACGCTTGAGCAATTAGAGCAGTTATTAGCGACTGCGAAAGAGCAGGGTGTGCAACCATCTACGTTACTGGATCCGTTACTATTACCAATGGATACTGCGGTATATGAATTACCAGAAGTCAACGTAGATAGCGGATCAGGCCACTACTTGCGCCACGGTAACCCCGTGATGGTACCAGGACTCATGGAAACTGGTTTGTTAAAAATCACCCTTGGTGATGAACGCCAGTTTATCGGCGTAGGTGAACTTAACGACGATGGTTTACTTGCGCCTAAGCGCTTAGTGGTTGAGCACAATCCATCGTAA
- the nusA gene encoding transcription termination factor NusA, whose amino-acid sequence MSKEILLVVDAVSNEKALPREDIFKAMETALETATKKKYEGDIIVRVEIDRKTGEFDTFRRWQVVEDAPEAMENPFAQMSLSAAQYDEPEIQIGDFVEEQIESVKFDRITTQTAKQVIVQKVREAERSKVVEEYRDQLGEIITGVVKKASRESIVLDLGNNAEAVIFRDDMLPREVFRPGDRVRGLLYDIRPEARGAQLFVSRSKPEMLIELFRVEVPEIGEEMLEIKGAARDPGSRAKIAVKSNDKRIDPVGACVGMRGSRVQAVSGELGGERVDIVLFDDNPAQFVINAMAPAEVASIIVDEDRHAMDIAVEESNLAMAIGKSGQNIRLASQLTGWELNVMTVEDMKAKHEAENDKVITLFTDKLDIDDDFATMLVEEGFSSLEEIAYVPVNELLEIEGLNEDIVEELRERAKAALTTAALATEESLENAEPAEDLLNLEGMDKHLAYVLASRGVITLEDLADQGVDEIADIEELNEEKAAELIMAARNICWFNEE is encoded by the coding sequence ATGAGTAAGGAAATTTTACTGGTTGTTGATGCAGTTTCTAATGAAAAAGCATTGCCGCGTGAAGACATTTTCAAAGCGATGGAAACAGCGCTTGAAACTGCCACTAAGAAAAAATATGAAGGCGATATTATAGTCCGCGTAGAAATTGATCGCAAAACCGGCGAGTTTGATACGTTCCGTCGTTGGCAAGTTGTTGAAGACGCGCCAGAAGCGATGGAAAACCCGTTTGCACAAATGAGCTTATCTGCTGCGCAATATGATGAGCCTGAAATTCAAATTGGTGATTTTGTTGAAGAACAAATTGAATCGGTTAAATTCGACCGTATTACCACGCAAACGGCAAAACAAGTTATTGTACAAAAAGTTCGTGAAGCAGAGCGTTCAAAAGTTGTTGAAGAATATCGTGATCAGTTAGGCGAAATCATCACTGGTGTAGTGAAAAAAGCCAGCCGTGAGTCGATTGTTCTTGATTTAGGTAACAATGCTGAAGCGGTTATTTTCCGTGACGATATGCTACCTCGCGAAGTATTCCGTCCAGGTGACCGAGTACGCGGTTTACTTTACGATATTCGCCCTGAAGCTCGCGGCGCACAACTATTTGTGTCTCGTTCTAAACCAGAAATGTTAATCGAGTTATTCCGCGTTGAAGTGCCTGAAATTGGCGAAGAAATGCTGGAAATCAAAGGTGCAGCTCGTGATCCCGGTAGCCGCGCTAAAATAGCTGTAAAGTCAAATGACAAGCGTATCGACCCAGTTGGTGCGTGTGTTGGTATGCGTGGTTCACGTGTACAAGCGGTGTCTGGTGAATTAGGCGGTGAGCGTGTTGATATCGTGTTGTTTGACGATAACCCAGCGCAATTCGTGATCAATGCAATGGCGCCAGCGGAAGTTGCTTCAATCATTGTTGATGAAGACCGACACGCAATGGATATTGCGGTTGAAGAGAGCAACTTAGCAATGGCTATTGGTAAGAGCGGTCAAAACATTCGTCTAGCAAGTCAGTTAACCGGTTGGGAACTGAACGTGATGACGGTTGAAGATATGAAAGCCAAACATGAAGCAGAAAATGACAAGGTCATTACTCTGTTTACTGACAAGCTAGATATCGATGACGACTTCGCCACCATGTTAGTAGAAGAAGGTTTCTCGTCACTTGAAGAAATTGCTTACGTACCAGTGAATGAATTATTGGAAATCGAAGGCCTTAACGAAGATATCGTTGAAGAGCTTCGTGAGCGAGCAAAAGCTGCGCTAACTACCGCAGCATTAGCGACAGAAGAAAGTCTTGAAAACGCTGAACCAGCGGAAGATTTACTAAACCTTGAAGGTATGGATAAGCATTTGGCTTACGTTCTAGCAAGCCGTGGTGTAATTACCTTAGAAGATTTAGCCGATCAGGGTGTCGATGAAATCGCTGACATCGAAGAACTGAACGAAGAAAAAGCGGCAGAGCTTATTATGGCTGCCCGAAACATTTGCTGGTTTAACGAAGAATAA